AACTGTCTGCAGCCCAGCTCGTCTGCTATTTGCAATGCCCTGACGGAATATGCTACATTTCTGCTCTGCACCTCTCTGTCTGCTCTGTTGCGGCTCCCCGAACCATGCCAGGCAAAATGAATCCACAAATCGGCGCGGGAAACCGCTTCCCGCACAATGTCCAGATCGTCCAGTGAACCATACAATAAGTGTAAACGATCACCGGCAGGTAACTGCCCCAATCTTGTTGAATCACCGCGTACCAGGGCATAGACGACATGTCCTTCTCTTAAGAGTTCTCTCAGTAAATGCGCTCCCAGGAAGCTGGTCGCTCCGGTAAACACTACGGTTTTCATGAACTTATATCCTCATATCTCTGCAGAGATCTTGTCTTCATGACCATGATCTCTGTCTCACTGTCAAATTTCTCTCTGATTACTCCTGCAATCTCCTTCGTATATCCCGGGGCCATAATAATGATGGCATCTGTCGGGCGATTCTGTGCTTCCTCCGGGGATATGATCGGTATATGCGAAGCTGGTGCAAATCGGTTCTGTTTAAAAGGCGCCGAATCAATCATATATTCCACCTGGCCTGCCAGACCGGCCGTTGCCGCCAAAGTAAATCCCTGATGACTGGCTCCCCAGATTGCAACCCTCTTTCCCGCTTTTTTCAGGCTGTCCGTATATTGATTCAATTCCTGACAGACAGACTGATAACTGGCCTTGATTTTTTCTACGTCGATCCGCTGTTTTTTTCTGACGATCATCGACAGCGTGTCTCTGTTTACAATCTCTTGCTCCAATACCTCAAACCCGTTTTTCTGCAGCACAAAGCGCAGTGTGTCAAACGTATAATAAGCCAGATGATCTCTGATCAGCTCATAATATCCGTTATGCTCCAAAATATATTCCAGACTGGGAACTGTGATCAGCCCCATGCCTTCCGCTGTCAGGTTTTGGCAGATGCCCTGCAACATACCATTGGGGTCAGGCTGGTGCTCCAGAAAATTAAAAGACAGAAACGCATCAAACGGACCGTTTTCCAGTCTCTGCTGTCTGTTATCCAGAAATCCATCCTCCACGCACAGGCCAATGTTCCTTGCCTTCTGCACCAGCTCATGCTTGTGTTCTACTCCATATGCCATGACCGGAAATTCTGATAAGACAGATAAAAATTCTCCCTGACCGCAGCCGACCTCGATAAACTTTTTCCCCTGCAAATGATACGTTTCAATGAAATGCGCATACTGTTTTTTTCGCAGCGCTGCCATTGTCGTCGAGTATCCACCTGACCGGATCACATCCCTGTAATAGGCTACCGGCTCACAGTCAAACTGCACCAGACCGCAGCCCTGGCACTGATAGAGAGCCAGAGAAATTCCGCAGTCTTGCTCTACAGAAGAAAGATCAGGAATATCCTGCGCAGAAGCGGGCATATGGTCAAACTCCAATAACGGCTCCTCATACAATACTTCCCCACATACAAGACATCTTCCCATGCGCCTTCTCCTCTCCATTCTTTTCCGGTTTTCCCCGACTGTTTTTTGACCGTATCTATTCCTCGATTGGCTGGATAAACAGATTCTCTCTCAACTCATCCCTGTCCAAAAACGGCGCCAGATCTTCCAGAGGCGGACTGACAAGCCGCCCGTCCGGCAATCGCCTGGTTGCACTCTTCGGTTCCCACGGCTGCTCTGTATCCGTAAAAATCTCACAAAATACAAAACCCGGCTGTGCCAGAACTTTCTCTACCGTTTTCTTCATCTCTTCGTTACTGTGCGCACTGAAATAAGGGATCGCAAACGCCCCTGCGATCTTCTCATAGTCAGGGAAAGAAAGGTCATGACTCTCCGGTCCGATCCCCACTTTGGAATGTTCGTGGAACAGATTATTTTGTGTCTGACGAATACTGTGGTACCCCTGATTATTAATGAGAAACAGTTTGATTGGCAACTCATTCGTAACCACAGTCTGTAATTCCTGTAGATTCATCATAATGCTGCCATCGCCCTCCAGACAGATCGTATCCCGGCCGCCAGCCGCAATACACAGACCGATCGCCGCCGGCAGTCCATATCCCATACTTGCAATCGCGCTGTTGATAATAAAACGAGTACCCTTTTTCATGCACCAGTTCTGATGCCCGACAACACAGCAGGCGCCGTTACTCACCGCTGTCAGACTGTTCTCCGGAAGATGCTCGCTCAAATATCTGACGAATGCAAATACATTCGCCGTCTCGCCGTTCTCCTTCCAGTGCCGCTCCAGTGTGACCGGATATTTGCGCTTCCAATGCAGGCACTGTTCTCTCCACCAGTCTTCTCCCGACACAGGAGTCGCTTGCTTCTGTGCGCCGCGTTCCAGCGCCTCCAGAAAGTCCCTGGCATCTGCCCAAACCGGCATATCCACATGGAGCGTGGGCTTCTTCAGCTCCGCTCTGTCAATATCGACCATGATCACTTTCGCCTCTCTG
The sequence above is a segment of the Lachnospiraceae bacterium JLR.KK008 genome. Coding sequences within it:
- a CDS encoding class I SAM-dependent methyltransferase, producing the protein MGRCLVCGEVLYEEPLLEFDHMPASAQDIPDLSSVEQDCGISLALYQCQGCGLVQFDCEPVAYYRDVIRSGGYSTTMAALRKKQYAHFIETYHLQGKKFIEVGCGQGEFLSVLSEFPVMAYGVEHKHELVQKARNIGLCVEDGFLDNRQQRLENGPFDAFLSFNFLEHQPDPNGMLQGICQNLTAEGMGLITVPSLEYILEHNGYYELIRDHLAYYTFDTLRFVLQKNGFEVLEQEIVNRDTLSMIVRKKQRIDVEKIKASYQSVCQELNQYTDSLKKAGKRVAIWGASHQGFTLAATAGLAGQVEYMIDSAPFKQNRFAPASHIPIISPEEAQNRPTDAIIIMAPGYTKEIAGVIREKFDSETEIMVMKTRSLQRYEDISS